The Akkermansia muciniphila genome contains a region encoding:
- a CDS encoding ROK family protein, whose translation MNIQPKITPVLDPGFVPAILWNQAFEAKAAADPASHQVDIALTRNDGTCFRWSGKLLPHTGENVALNEKYVERIVKFLLWQKGGNIILVAGDDAIADMLASRYCKGGAREFDWDFIGKKIYGSPIEVKKVAVEDLPAEYSGSMTLGRNLDGYRIGFDLGGSDRKCAAVVNGEVVYSEEVVWDPYFQKDPQYHIEGIQDSLERAAAHLPRVDAIGGSSAGVIINSEVRTSSLFRGVSQEDIEKTLGKVFRTLQKEKWNNIPFEVVNDGEVTALAGAMGMNDNAVLGVAMGTSEAAGYVDPEGHIKPWLNELAFAPVDYSEEGGVDEWSKDMGVGALYFSQQAVARLAPRAGFQFDGMPFPEQLKKVQAAMAEGDERARKIYETIGVHFGYAIAHYARFYDLRNLLFLGRVASGDGGQIIIDKAEEVLRTEFPELKIQLRVPDEKTKRHGQAVAAASLPALA comes from the coding sequence ATGAACATTCAACCCAAAATCACGCCTGTGCTGGACCCCGGCTTCGTGCCGGCCATCCTTTGGAATCAAGCTTTTGAAGCCAAAGCCGCCGCCGATCCTGCTTCTCATCAAGTGGACATCGCGCTGACCCGCAATGACGGAACCTGCTTCCGCTGGTCCGGCAAGCTGCTTCCCCACACCGGGGAAAACGTTGCCCTGAATGAGAAATATGTGGAACGCATCGTGAAATTCCTGCTGTGGCAGAAGGGCGGCAATATCATCCTCGTCGCCGGGGATGACGCCATTGCGGACATGCTGGCCTCCCGCTACTGCAAGGGCGGCGCGCGCGAATTTGACTGGGATTTCATCGGCAAGAAAATTTACGGCTCCCCGATTGAAGTGAAGAAGGTGGCCGTGGAAGACCTCCCTGCGGAATACTCCGGCTCCATGACCCTGGGCCGCAACCTGGATGGCTACCGCATCGGCTTTGACCTGGGCGGTTCCGACCGCAAGTGCGCCGCCGTGGTCAACGGCGAGGTGGTCTACTCTGAAGAAGTGGTCTGGGACCCCTACTTCCAGAAAGACCCTCAGTACCACATTGAAGGCATCCAGGACTCCCTGGAACGCGCCGCCGCCCATCTTCCCCGCGTGGACGCCATTGGCGGTTCCTCCGCCGGCGTGATCATCAACAGTGAAGTGCGCACCTCCTCCCTCTTCCGCGGCGTCAGCCAGGAAGACATTGAAAAGACCCTCGGCAAGGTGTTCCGCACCCTCCAGAAGGAAAAATGGAACAACATCCCCTTTGAAGTGGTGAATGACGGTGAAGTCACCGCCCTCGCCGGAGCCATGGGCATGAATGACAACGCCGTTCTGGGCGTTGCCATGGGCACCTCCGAGGCCGCCGGCTATGTGGACCCGGAAGGCCACATCAAGCCCTGGCTGAATGAACTGGCCTTCGCCCCCGTGGATTACTCTGAAGAAGGCGGCGTGGACGAATGGTCCAAGGACATGGGCGTAGGCGCCCTTTACTTCTCCCAGCAGGCCGTGGCCCGTCTGGCTCCCCGTGCGGGCTTCCAGTTTGACGGCATGCCCTTCCCGGAACAGCTCAAGAAGGTTCAGGCCGCCATGGCGGAAGGCGACGAACGCGCCCGCAAGATCTATGAAACCATCGGCGTGCACTTTGGCTATGCCATCGCCCACTACGCCCGGTTCTATGACCTCCGCAACCTGCTCTTCCTGGGCCGTGTGGCTTCCGGAGACGGCGGCCAGATCATCATTGACAAGGCGGAAGAAGTGCTGCGCACGGAGTTCCCCGAGCTGAAAATCCAGCTTCGCGTGCCGGATGAAAAGACCAAGCGCCACGGCCAGGCCGTAGCGGCTGCCTCCCTGCCGGCCCTGGCCTGA